The following are encoded in a window of Manihot esculenta cultivar AM560-2 chromosome 8, M.esculenta_v8, whole genome shotgun sequence genomic DNA:
- the LOC110621161 gene encoding casein kinase 1-like protein 10 isoform X1: MDHIIGGKFKMGRKIGGGSFGELFLGVNVQNGEEVGIKLEPAKTKHPQLHYESKIYMLLQGGTGIPQLKWYGVEGEYNVMVIDLLGPSLEDLFNYCNRKFSLKTVLMLADQLINRVEYMHSKGFLHRDIKPDNFLMGLGRKANQVYVIDYGLAKKYRDLQTHKHIPYRENKNLTGTARYASVNTHLGVEQSRRDDLESLGYVLMYFLRGSLPWQGLKAGTKKQKYDKISEKKMLTPVEVLCKSYPPEFISYFHYCRAMRFEDKPDYSYLKRLFRDLFVREGYQFDFIFDWTILKYPQIGSSSRQRQSSGKAGTKPRQSVEQTEKAPVVKQETRDRSSGALEAFGRRTASGAIQQGDRLKHRTSEDASASKDARSHTERARNTRNGSVSKKAVASSSRLSTVAGSESRSSWLFSNNSRLSTTHRIHSRPESKVSQAAATKDTPDNLLRSFEKLNTGMDKSKR; this comes from the exons ATGGATCATATAATTGGGGGTAAATTCAAAATGGGTCGGAAGATCGGTGGTGGATCCTTCGGCGAGCTATTTCTTG GGGTTAATGTACAGAATGGAGAGGAAGTTGGTATAAAGCTG GAACCTGCAAAGACCAAGCATCCTCAGCTTCACTATgaatctaaaatttatatgcTTCTTCAAGGAGGAA CGGGAATTCCTCAACTCAAGTGGTATGGTGTTGAGGGCGAGTACAATGTCATGGTCATTGACCTTCTAGGGCCAAGTCTTGAAGACTTGTTCAATTATTGCAATAGGAAGTTTTCCTTGAAAACAGTGTTGATGCTTGCAGATCAGTTG ATTAACAGAGTCGAGTATATGCACTCAAAGGGTTTTCTTCATCGTGATATAAAGCCTGACAACTTTCTTATGGGTTTAGGACGAAAAGCCAATCAG GTTTACGTCATTGACTATGGGCTTGCAAAAAAGTATAGGGATCTTCAAACACATAAGCACATACCCTACAG ggaaaataaaaatctcacCGGCACAGCTCGATATGCTAGTGTGAACACTCACCTTGGAGTTG AACAAAGCAGAAGAGACGACTTGGAATCTCTTGGTTATGTACTAATGTATTTCCTAAGGGGAAG CCTTCCCTGGCAGGGTCTTAAAGCAGGGACAAAGAagcaaaaatatgataaaatcaGTGAAAAGAAGATGTTGACTCCTGTTGAG GTTCTCTGCAAATCATATCCACCTGAATTCATATCATACTTCCACTACTGTCGAGCAATGCGTTTTGAAGACAAGCCCGATTATTCCTATTTGAAAAGGCTTTTCCGCGATTTATTTGTTAGAGAAG GTTATCAGTTTGACTTTATCTTTGACTGGACTATATTAAAGTATCCTCAGATTGGTTCCAGCTCCAGACAGCGG CAGTCTAGTGGGAAAGCTGGTACTAAACCACGGCAATCTGTTGAACAAACAGAAAAGGCTCCAG TAGTAAAACAAGAGACTCGTGATAGATCTTCAGGTGCACTTGAAGCATTCGGTAGAAGAACTGCTTCTGGTGCCATACAGCAGGGCGACCGCTTGAAGCATAGGACATCAGAGGATGCATCAGCATCCAAGGATGCC CGATCTCATACAGAAAGAGCTCGAAATACTCGTAATGGCAGTGTGTCGAAGAAGGCTGTTGCTTCGAGCAGCAGGCTTTCTACTGTTGCTGGCAGTGAGAGTAGATCAAGTTGGCTGTTCTCAAATAATAGTCGTCTGTCTACCACCCACAGAATTCATTCGAGACCCGAGTCCAAAGTCTCCCAAGCCGCTGCCACAAAAGACACTCCTGACAATCTGCTTAGGAGCTTTGAGAAGCTCAACACTGGCATGGATAAGAGCAAGCGATGA
- the LOC110621161 gene encoding casein kinase 1-like protein 10 isoform X2: MDHIIGGKFKMGRKIGGGSFGELFLGVNVQNGEEVGIKLEPAKTKHPQLHYESKIYMLLQGGTGIPQLKWYGVEGEYNVMVIDLLGPSLEDLFNYCNRKFSLKTVLMLADQLINRVEYMHSKGFLHRDIKPDNFLMGLGRKANQVYVIDYGLAKKYRDLQTHKHIPYRENKNLTGTARYASVNTHLGVEQSRRDDLESLGYVLMYFLRGSLPWQGLKAGTKKQKYDKISEKKMLTPVEVLCKSYPPEFISYFHYCRAMRFEDKPDYSYLKRLFRDLFVREGYQFDFIFDWTILKYPQIGSSSRQRSSGKAGTKPRQSVEQTEKAPVVKQETRDRSSGALEAFGRRTASGAIQQGDRLKHRTSEDASASKDARSHTERARNTRNGSVSKKAVASSSRLSTVAGSESRSSWLFSNNSRLSTTHRIHSRPESKVSQAAATKDTPDNLLRSFEKLNTGMDKSKR; the protein is encoded by the exons ATGGATCATATAATTGGGGGTAAATTCAAAATGGGTCGGAAGATCGGTGGTGGATCCTTCGGCGAGCTATTTCTTG GGGTTAATGTACAGAATGGAGAGGAAGTTGGTATAAAGCTG GAACCTGCAAAGACCAAGCATCCTCAGCTTCACTATgaatctaaaatttatatgcTTCTTCAAGGAGGAA CGGGAATTCCTCAACTCAAGTGGTATGGTGTTGAGGGCGAGTACAATGTCATGGTCATTGACCTTCTAGGGCCAAGTCTTGAAGACTTGTTCAATTATTGCAATAGGAAGTTTTCCTTGAAAACAGTGTTGATGCTTGCAGATCAGTTG ATTAACAGAGTCGAGTATATGCACTCAAAGGGTTTTCTTCATCGTGATATAAAGCCTGACAACTTTCTTATGGGTTTAGGACGAAAAGCCAATCAG GTTTACGTCATTGACTATGGGCTTGCAAAAAAGTATAGGGATCTTCAAACACATAAGCACATACCCTACAG ggaaaataaaaatctcacCGGCACAGCTCGATATGCTAGTGTGAACACTCACCTTGGAGTTG AACAAAGCAGAAGAGACGACTTGGAATCTCTTGGTTATGTACTAATGTATTTCCTAAGGGGAAG CCTTCCCTGGCAGGGTCTTAAAGCAGGGACAAAGAagcaaaaatatgataaaatcaGTGAAAAGAAGATGTTGACTCCTGTTGAG GTTCTCTGCAAATCATATCCACCTGAATTCATATCATACTTCCACTACTGTCGAGCAATGCGTTTTGAAGACAAGCCCGATTATTCCTATTTGAAAAGGCTTTTCCGCGATTTATTTGTTAGAGAAG GTTATCAGTTTGACTTTATCTTTGACTGGACTATATTAAAGTATCCTCAGATTGGTTCCAGCTCCAGACAGCGG TCTAGTGGGAAAGCTGGTACTAAACCACGGCAATCTGTTGAACAAACAGAAAAGGCTCCAG TAGTAAAACAAGAGACTCGTGATAGATCTTCAGGTGCACTTGAAGCATTCGGTAGAAGAACTGCTTCTGGTGCCATACAGCAGGGCGACCGCTTGAAGCATAGGACATCAGAGGATGCATCAGCATCCAAGGATGCC CGATCTCATACAGAAAGAGCTCGAAATACTCGTAATGGCAGTGTGTCGAAGAAGGCTGTTGCTTCGAGCAGCAGGCTTTCTACTGTTGCTGGCAGTGAGAGTAGATCAAGTTGGCTGTTCTCAAATAATAGTCGTCTGTCTACCACCCACAGAATTCATTCGAGACCCGAGTCCAAAGTCTCCCAAGCCGCTGCCACAAAAGACACTCCTGACAATCTGCTTAGGAGCTTTGAGAAGCTCAACACTGGCATGGATAAGAGCAAGCGATGA
- the LOC110621161 gene encoding casein kinase 1-like protein 10 isoform X4, whose product MDHIIGGKFKMGRKIGGGSFGELFLGVNVQNGEEVGIKLEPAKTKHPQLHYESKIYMLLQGGTGIPQLKWYGVEGEYNVMVIDLLGPSLEDLFNYCNRKFSLKTVLMLADQLINRVEYMHSKGFLHRDIKPDNFLMGLGRKANQVYVIDYGLAKKYRDLQTHKHIPYRENKNLTGTARYASVNTHLGVEQSRRDDLESLGYVLMYFLRGSLPWQGLKAGTKKQKYDKISEKKMLTPVEVLCKSYPPEFISYFHYCRAMRFEDKPDYSYLKRLFRDLFVREGYQFDFIFDWTILKYPQIGSSSRQRSSGKAGTKPRQSVEQTEKAPVKQETRDRSSGALEAFGRRTASGAIQQGDRLKHRTSEDASASKDARSHTERARNTRNGSVSKKAVASSSRLSTVAGSESRSSWLFSNNSRLSTTHRIHSRPESKVSQAAATKDTPDNLLRSFEKLNTGMDKSKR is encoded by the exons ATGGATCATATAATTGGGGGTAAATTCAAAATGGGTCGGAAGATCGGTGGTGGATCCTTCGGCGAGCTATTTCTTG GGGTTAATGTACAGAATGGAGAGGAAGTTGGTATAAAGCTG GAACCTGCAAAGACCAAGCATCCTCAGCTTCACTATgaatctaaaatttatatgcTTCTTCAAGGAGGAA CGGGAATTCCTCAACTCAAGTGGTATGGTGTTGAGGGCGAGTACAATGTCATGGTCATTGACCTTCTAGGGCCAAGTCTTGAAGACTTGTTCAATTATTGCAATAGGAAGTTTTCCTTGAAAACAGTGTTGATGCTTGCAGATCAGTTG ATTAACAGAGTCGAGTATATGCACTCAAAGGGTTTTCTTCATCGTGATATAAAGCCTGACAACTTTCTTATGGGTTTAGGACGAAAAGCCAATCAG GTTTACGTCATTGACTATGGGCTTGCAAAAAAGTATAGGGATCTTCAAACACATAAGCACATACCCTACAG ggaaaataaaaatctcacCGGCACAGCTCGATATGCTAGTGTGAACACTCACCTTGGAGTTG AACAAAGCAGAAGAGACGACTTGGAATCTCTTGGTTATGTACTAATGTATTTCCTAAGGGGAAG CCTTCCCTGGCAGGGTCTTAAAGCAGGGACAAAGAagcaaaaatatgataaaatcaGTGAAAAGAAGATGTTGACTCCTGTTGAG GTTCTCTGCAAATCATATCCACCTGAATTCATATCATACTTCCACTACTGTCGAGCAATGCGTTTTGAAGACAAGCCCGATTATTCCTATTTGAAAAGGCTTTTCCGCGATTTATTTGTTAGAGAAG GTTATCAGTTTGACTTTATCTTTGACTGGACTATATTAAAGTATCCTCAGATTGGTTCCAGCTCCAGACAGCGG TCTAGTGGGAAAGCTGGTACTAAACCACGGCAATCTGTTGAACAAACAGAAAAGGCTCCAG TAAAACAAGAGACTCGTGATAGATCTTCAGGTGCACTTGAAGCATTCGGTAGAAGAACTGCTTCTGGTGCCATACAGCAGGGCGACCGCTTGAAGCATAGGACATCAGAGGATGCATCAGCATCCAAGGATGCC CGATCTCATACAGAAAGAGCTCGAAATACTCGTAATGGCAGTGTGTCGAAGAAGGCTGTTGCTTCGAGCAGCAGGCTTTCTACTGTTGCTGGCAGTGAGAGTAGATCAAGTTGGCTGTTCTCAAATAATAGTCGTCTGTCTACCACCCACAGAATTCATTCGAGACCCGAGTCCAAAGTCTCCCAAGCCGCTGCCACAAAAGACACTCCTGACAATCTGCTTAGGAGCTTTGAGAAGCTCAACACTGGCATGGATAAGAGCAAGCGATGA
- the LOC110621161 gene encoding casein kinase 1-like protein 10 isoform X3 encodes MDHIIGGKFKMGRKIGGGSFGELFLGVNVQNGEEVGIKLEPAKTKHPQLHYESKIYMLLQGGTGIPQLKWYGVEGEYNVMVIDLLGPSLEDLFNYCNRKFSLKTVLMLADQLINRVEYMHSKGFLHRDIKPDNFLMGLGRKANQVYVIDYGLAKKYRDLQTHKHIPYRENKNLTGTARYASVNTHLGVEQSRRDDLESLGYVLMYFLRGSLPWQGLKAGTKKQKYDKISEKKMLTPVEVLCKSYPPEFISYFHYCRAMRFEDKPDYSYLKRLFRDLFVREGYQFDFIFDWTILKYPQIGSSSRQRQSSGKAGTKPRQSVEQTEKAPVKQETRDRSSGALEAFGRRTASGAIQQGDRLKHRTSEDASASKDARSHTERARNTRNGSVSKKAVASSSRLSTVAGSESRSSWLFSNNSRLSTTHRIHSRPESKVSQAAATKDTPDNLLRSFEKLNTGMDKSKR; translated from the exons ATGGATCATATAATTGGGGGTAAATTCAAAATGGGTCGGAAGATCGGTGGTGGATCCTTCGGCGAGCTATTTCTTG GGGTTAATGTACAGAATGGAGAGGAAGTTGGTATAAAGCTG GAACCTGCAAAGACCAAGCATCCTCAGCTTCACTATgaatctaaaatttatatgcTTCTTCAAGGAGGAA CGGGAATTCCTCAACTCAAGTGGTATGGTGTTGAGGGCGAGTACAATGTCATGGTCATTGACCTTCTAGGGCCAAGTCTTGAAGACTTGTTCAATTATTGCAATAGGAAGTTTTCCTTGAAAACAGTGTTGATGCTTGCAGATCAGTTG ATTAACAGAGTCGAGTATATGCACTCAAAGGGTTTTCTTCATCGTGATATAAAGCCTGACAACTTTCTTATGGGTTTAGGACGAAAAGCCAATCAG GTTTACGTCATTGACTATGGGCTTGCAAAAAAGTATAGGGATCTTCAAACACATAAGCACATACCCTACAG ggaaaataaaaatctcacCGGCACAGCTCGATATGCTAGTGTGAACACTCACCTTGGAGTTG AACAAAGCAGAAGAGACGACTTGGAATCTCTTGGTTATGTACTAATGTATTTCCTAAGGGGAAG CCTTCCCTGGCAGGGTCTTAAAGCAGGGACAAAGAagcaaaaatatgataaaatcaGTGAAAAGAAGATGTTGACTCCTGTTGAG GTTCTCTGCAAATCATATCCACCTGAATTCATATCATACTTCCACTACTGTCGAGCAATGCGTTTTGAAGACAAGCCCGATTATTCCTATTTGAAAAGGCTTTTCCGCGATTTATTTGTTAGAGAAG GTTATCAGTTTGACTTTATCTTTGACTGGACTATATTAAAGTATCCTCAGATTGGTTCCAGCTCCAGACAGCGG CAGTCTAGTGGGAAAGCTGGTACTAAACCACGGCAATCTGTTGAACAAACAGAAAAGGCTCCAG TAAAACAAGAGACTCGTGATAGATCTTCAGGTGCACTTGAAGCATTCGGTAGAAGAACTGCTTCTGGTGCCATACAGCAGGGCGACCGCTTGAAGCATAGGACATCAGAGGATGCATCAGCATCCAAGGATGCC CGATCTCATACAGAAAGAGCTCGAAATACTCGTAATGGCAGTGTGTCGAAGAAGGCTGTTGCTTCGAGCAGCAGGCTTTCTACTGTTGCTGGCAGTGAGAGTAGATCAAGTTGGCTGTTCTCAAATAATAGTCGTCTGTCTACCACCCACAGAATTCATTCGAGACCCGAGTCCAAAGTCTCCCAAGCCGCTGCCACAAAAGACACTCCTGACAATCTGCTTAGGAGCTTTGAGAAGCTCAACACTGGCATGGATAAGAGCAAGCGATGA